AAGACACTAAGTTTTTTTCTCCTGCAAGGTTTTCAAAACCTTGTAGGCGTTATCCTTTTTACTTCTACATACTTATTACCTACGGCGCGAAGCTTTTTTCTCCTGCAAGGTTTCCAAAACCTTGTAGGTGTTATCCTTTTTACTTCTACATACTTATACCTACAAGGTTTTGAAAACCTTGCAGGAAAGGAAACGAATTATTTAAAGTTCTTTAGGAATTCTTCTTTATAAGTTGGCGAAACTTCAATTTCAGCACCATCATTAAGCGTCACGATTCCACCTTTGTTATACGATTTCACGCAATTGATATTGATGATATGCGATTTATGAACCCGAATAAAAGGCAGAGGCAAAATCTCTGAAAAATGCTTCAGGAAACGGCAGACCATTTTTTTACTTCCGTTGTTGAGATGCAAATCGGTAAAATTTCCGTTACCACGAAGTCGTACTATTTCTTCCATTTTTACGACTTCAAAACCTTCAAGCGTTGGAAGAATCACTTGTTGTTTTTCTGGTTTTTGCTCGTGGAAATTCTCAACAATAATTTTATTTCTGTTGAAGATTTCATGATT
This portion of the Flavobacterium panacagri genome encodes:
- a CDS encoding LytR/AlgR family response regulator transcription factor; the encoded protein is MMTLQKIKSVIVEDELAAREVLKNYLSKYCPQVEVIGEAQNIKEAVPLLHELNPQLVFLDVEMPFGNAFDVLEACKDLHFETIFVTAFSEYSLRALNQSAAYYLLKPISIEELIVAVNKVQHQIMNHEIFNRNKIIVENFHEQKPEKQQVILPTLEGFEVVKMEEIVRLRGNGNFTDLHLNNGSKKMVCRFLKHFSEILPLPFIRVHKSHIININCVKSYNKGGIVTLNDGAEIEVSPTYKEEFLKNFK